The genomic window GCGCGAGGAGCGACTCCACTGCTTCCGAGATGAGCCCCGCTCCCTCGTATCCGAGCGAGTAGCCGACGCCTTCATGGCCGCTCTCGGTCCGGACGTACGTGATCGCGTGATCCCGATACGTGAGGGTTCTGTTCGAGAACGATACCGGCTCCTCCAGCGGTATTTCTACTGGGAAGGACTCGACGCGGTCGATCTCCATACCGGGAGGACGAGGGAGAACAATGAAAGATACTCACATACAGGCAAGTATTACGAGGGGAGAACTATACGTCGGGCGGCTAGACATCGGGTATGGAGTTTCCCGAGCAGGCAGATATAGCGAAACTCATCGACTCGCAACCGTACCCGTCGTTCGCTCGAGTCAGCTACGAGCCGGCTACTGAGACTATTGCAGACCCCCTAGAGACGGTCCGATCGGAGGTAGATCGACTCGCGTTCGAGGAGCTCGAGCCGGGATCGACGGTCGCCGTCGGCGTCGGCAGCAGGGGAATTCACCTGATTGCGGATATCGTCGCCGAGACGGTCACGGCCATTGAGGAACGAGGGTTCGCACCGATCATCGTCCCGGCAATGGGGAGTCACGGCGGTGCGACTTCCGAGGGCCAACGCGAAATTCTCGCGGCGCTCGATATCACCGAGGACCGTATCGGCGCGCCGATCGATGCGCGCATGGACGTCGCGAAACTCGACGACGTGTCCGTCGACGGGACCGAGACGCCGGTTTACTTCGCCACCGCCGCGCTCGAGGCCGACGCAGTGATGGTGATAAATCGAGTCAAGCCGCATACGAACTTCACCGGTCGGATCGAAAGCGGCCTCTGTAAGATGCTCACGGTCGGCCTCGGCAAGCAACAGGGGGCGCAAGCGTTCCACTCGACGGCGCTCGCCGAGGGGTACGTGCCGACGATCGAGTCACTCACTGCGGCTATCAGGGAGTCGGTCCCGTTGCTCGGCGGACTCGCGCTCGTGGAAAACTTCTACGAGGAGACGGGCGTCATCGAAGCGATTCCGGGATCCGCGTTCGAAGAGCGCGGACCGGAACTGCTCGAACGCGCTCGTGCAGAGATGGCGACGCTCCCGGTCGACGATATCGATCTGCTCGTCGTCGACGAACTCGGAAAGGAAATCTCCGGTGCGGGAATGGATACGAACGTGATCGGCAGGTACCAAGTCATCAACGCGCCCGATCCGGAGACACCCGCGATCGATCTCATCTACGCCCGCGGGCTTACGGACGAGACGAGCGGCAACGGCAACGGAATCGGACTGGCGGACATAACCCGTCGAGCCGCCGTCGACCAACTCGATTTGCGGAAAACATACGCGAACGCGCTGACGAGCGGGTCACTCGCCAAAGCGAAGCTTCCTCCCGTCGCACCGAACGACGAACTAGCACTCAGGGTCGCACTGAACGCACTCGGCGGCTACGACCCGGAGACGGCTAGGGTTGCCTGGATCGAGAACACGACTGACCTCGACGAGTTTTACGTCTCGGACGCTCTGCTCGAGGACATCGAGGACGAGGTCGCGGTTCGAAATCGGGTCCAGTTGACGTTCGACGACGGGACGGCGTTGTTCGAGTGAGACGGTCGACCGTCTGTGCCTCGCTCACTCGACGATGTGGTCGGCCGAACTGTCCGGTGACGAGTAAGTAATGTTTAATTCGAGTTCGTTCGCGGCTGTGAGCAGCATATTGGGTACCTCCGATTCGAGTCGATCCCCGTTCAACCGATGGGACGGACCAGCGACCGCGAGGGCACCGAGAACCGATCCGTCCCGCACGACGGGGACCGCGACGCCGTTGATTCCGTCGACGTGTTCCTCCCGATTGAACCCGACCCCGCGCTCGCGAACGGCCTCGAGTTCGTCGTACAGCGCCTCGCGATCGGTGATGGTGTTGTCGGTGAGCGCCGGCAGTTCCCAGCGATCGAAGATTTCGTCGACGCGGTCCCGCGGGTAGTGAGCGAGGATCGACTTGCCGGCCGACGACCCGTGGAGGTGGATCTGTCGACCGACGTCGAACCCGGCTCGGACTGCCTTGCTGCCCGTTTCCACGTGGAGGTAAATACCGAGACCGTAGTCTTCGACGACGAACTGCGAGCGCTCCTGGGTCTCCTCGGCGAGGTCCTGGACGTGTTGCCGCGCCGTCTCGTACGCCGGGTCTCTCGTCCGTGCCGCTCGCCCGAGCCGTGCGAATCGGAGCCCGATCTGATATCGTTCGCCCTGCCGCGACACGTACCGGAGGTCACAGAGCGTGTTGAGGTGACGATGTGTCGTACTCTCGGTGAGATCAAGTTCGGTGGCGATCTCGGAGAGACGGGACGGCCCGTTTTCCTGAAGCTCGTGGACGATCGCGAAACTCGTCTTCGTGCTTCCGATCCGATTTCCACCGCCGGCGTCTCGTTCTGTCATACGATGACATCGTTTTTTACAGTTTAAAAGTTCCGCTATATGGAACTCGTTCGTTCAGAACGGCACCCGCAATCGCGATCGAGTCCGTTCGTCCGGAACAACGCCCTCGAGCGCGATCAAATTCCGCTGCTCCGAGAATTTGCCCGCCTGTTCCACCGACTAACTGACTTCCGCAATGCGGAAAGGAGCGTGCCTCCATCACCTGATCAAGTGCCCCTAGATTACGAAAATATGAATGTAAAGGATGCTGTAGAGGGCGCGATAATACGATCAATAATACTGAGAAACGATCGGTATTTCCGTCGCATTGAGTCTGTCAGCCCGATCTGGGGATACCGCTTTATCGAGAGGAAAGTAGCAATTCCGCGATATGGAACTAGAGCTACTGCTAGTATGGGGAACTGATGACCAAATCATCGTGATTGGTGGGTGGTATCACTTACCGCAACGACAAGTTTTTTGCCCCTCTCGTGGGGGAATACGGACGAATGGATCTACAACTCACGGAAAACGTAGCGCTGGTAACCGCGTCCTCGAGCGGACTCGGAAAAGCGTCGGCGAAAGCCCTCGCTCGAGAGGGTGCAAACGTCGTCATCAACGGCCGCGACGAAGAGCGCCTCGACGCCGCGAAAGCCGATATCGAGGACGTTGCCTCGGGACGTGTCGTCGCCCAACAGGCCGATCTCACGAACGAAGACGATATCGAGACGCTGGTCGAGACCACCGTCGACGAGTTCGACGGGATCGACCACCTCGTGACGAGCGCGGGTGGTCCCCCGTCCGGGCCGTTCCTCGACACCGACGACGAGGACTGGTATCAGGCGTACGATTTGCTCGTCATGAGCGTCGTCCGACTCGCGCGCGAGGCCGAACCCCACCTCCGCGACGGCGAGGGCACCATCGTGAACATAACCTCCCGAAGCGTCAAGGAAGCCATCGATAGCCTCGTGCTGTCGAACTCGGTCCGAATGAGCGTTATCGGTCTCGAGAAGACCCTCTCGAAGGAGTTCGCTCCCGAGGTACGGACGAACGCCGTCCTCCCCGGTCCCCACGAGACCGAGCGAATCGAGAGCCTCGTCGAGCAGGCGGTCGATCGCGGCGACTACGACTCCTACGAGGAGGGGCTCGACGACTGGGCGAGCAACCCGCTCGATCGGATCGGCGATCCGATGGAACTCGGTAACACCGTCGCGTTCCTCTCGTCGCCGCTGTCGGGGTATATCAACGGCGAGAGCGTACTGATCGACGGTGGCTCCACGGGGGCGACCCTATGAGGCCGGTCGACTTCGACGACGCGGAGACGTACGAACCCGACGACGGCTGGCGGCGCGTCTCGATGGCCGGCAGCGACCAGTTCTCCTTCGAGTGGTTCGAGAAACCGCCCGGACACAGCTCACCGATGCACGACCACGAGAACGAGCAGGTCTGTCTCTGTCTCGAGGGCGAACTCACGGTCGCGACCGAGGACGACGAAGTGACCCTCGAGAAGTTCGACTCCGTCCTGCTCGAGTCCGATGAACCCCACCGCGTGGAGAACACGGGCGACGAACTGGCGGTCGGACTGGACGTCTTCGCGCCCGGCCGATCGTTCGACTTCTGGACCGACAGGGACGAATGAAGTACCTCGCACGAACTGCCGATGGGCGACCGCTGCTCGGTGACGGCGAGGGGTTCGTCCCCCTTTCGTCGGCCGCTCCGGACGCCGAGACCGTCCGCGACGCGCTTCCCCGCGCTGCGAGCGGGACGCTGCCCGACATCGACGATGCTCCCGCCGACCGGATCGACCGGGAGCACGTCCGGTTCGGACCGCCGCTTTCCCGGTTCGGGAAGCTCTGGGGAATCGGCCTGAACTACGCCGAACACGCCGGTGATCTGGACGAACAGCGGCCCGACGAACCGGCGAGCTTCCTGAAACCCGACAACGCCCTCACCGGGCCCGGTGGACCGATCCGGCTCCCACCGGCCGAGCAGACTGACGGCGTGACGGCAGAGGCCGAACTCGCCGTGTTGATCGGTCGAGAGTGTCGCAACGTCGACGAGGAGTCAGCCGACGACGTGATCGCCGGCTACCTCCCGGTCATCGACATGACCGCTGAGGATATTCTCCAGCGGAACCCGCGATTCCTGACGCGGGCCAAAAGTTTCGACTCGTTCCTCGTCGTCGGACCGACGATCGCCGTGCCCGAGGAACCGCCGTCGCTCGAGGAGATAACGGTCCAGACGATCGTCAACGAGACGGTCGCGGCCGAGAACGAGGTCAGCAACATGCTGTTCCCGCCCCGAGAGATCGTCTCGTTCCATTCCGACGTGATGACGTTACGGCCGGGCGATCTCTTCAGCACGGGAACGCCCGGAGCGGAGCAGATCGATCCGGGCGATCACGTTCGCGCGTCCGTCGAGACGATCGGCTCCGTCGACGCGCCGGTCGTCCGTTGACTGCTGACGGGAGACCGATTCGGCGTCGACACGAACGAGTTCGGACGGACGTGACCGCCGCCCGACTCCAATTCCGGCCTCCGGCTGACAAAGCGTTTTACCGTCGCGGCGAGACCGATACGGCAAATGGAGCGAACGGTCTCGTGTTACGATTGCGGGGAGGCGTATACGGCCGCCGAGCGAAAACGCTGTGACTGCGGCGAGCCGCTCTGGTTCGATGTCGATCCGGACGGACTCGAGTGGCCCGACGCCGGATCGATCGACGACATGTGGCGGTACGCCGACGTCCTCCCAGTGTCCGATTCGACCGGAATCGCGCCGGGCGGGACGCCGCTATTCCGCGCGAATCGCCTCGACGATTACGTCGGTTGTAATCTGTCCCTGAAAAACGAAGGGCAAAACCCGACGGGGAGCTTCAAGGACCGGGGGAGCGCGGTCGGAATCAGGGGGACGATCGAGGGCGGAGCGGAGTGGGTCGGCACCGTCTCCCACGGAAACATGGCGCTGAGTACGAGCGCGTACGCCGCGAGCGCCGACCTCGAGTGTGCGGTGTTCGTCCCGGCGGACACGCCGCCGGAGCGACTCGAGTTGATCGCTCGTCACGATCCCCACGTCTTCAGGGTCGACGGCGACTACGGGCGGCTCTACGCGGACACGCTCTCGCTCGACGTCGGCGTGAACTTCGTCAATGCCGATACGCCGCTCCGCGTCGCCGGACAGAAGACGGTCGCCTACGAGATTCTCGAGCGACTGGCACCGGCGGTGCCGGACGCGATCGCCCTCCCGATAAGCAGCGGCGGACAGGCGAGCTCGATCTGGAAGGCGCTCCGAGAACTCACTCGAGCGGGCGTGATCGACGAGGTCCCGCGGCTGATCCTCTGTCAGGCGGCCGCGTGCGATCCGATCGCGACCGCCTATCGAAACGGCGAGGCGGCGGTGACACCCGTGACGCCGGCGGAGACGATCGCCGTGTCGATCGCGAACAGCGACCCGCCGAGCGGCACGCGTGCGCTGACGGCCGCTCGCGACACCGGCGGCGCGGTCGTCTCGGTGTCCGACGAGGACATCCGCGAGGCGATGGACCGGATCGCGACGAGAGCCGGCGTCTCCGTCGAGCCCTCGAGTGCCGTCGCAGTCGCCGGCGTTCGCCAGCTGTCACGGACGGGGGCTCTCGAGGCGAGTGACGACGTCGTCGCGATTCTGACCGGGTCGGGATACAAGGAGCGCTACGACACCGACATCCGGAGTCGAACGATCGGAGTCGCCGACATCGAAGGAGCGCTGACGTCCATCGTCGATACCTAACTCGGTTCTCGATCCGTCTCGAGTGCGCCTTACGACGAGAAGGGAGGTTCGTCCTCCGGCTGGACTTCGAACGCGTTTAACACGCACGCCAGCATGCTGTAATACCCTATCGTCGCGGTTAGGTCCGTGATTCCCTGACTGCCGAAGTGAGCGGCGGCGCGCTGGAACGTCGTTTCGGAAACGGCGTGTTCGCGGAGCAACTCCCTGCCGTACCGGACGACGAGGGCGTCGGTATCGGCCAACTTGTCGAGAGACTCCTCGCGAGCGACGGCCTCGATCGCGTTCGCCGGAACACCCTCTCGCCGGGCGACCGGCTCGTGAAACGCCCACTCGTAGGCGCAATCGAACTCGCGGGCCGTCGTGAGAATCGCGAGTTCCCGCTCCCGTCCGGAGGGGCTGCTCTCGAATCGGACGTACGTCCCGAGATGGCCCACCCGTCCGGCCAGCTCCGGGCTGTTCAGGAGCACTGGAAACGGACCGCTGACTGTTTCGCGAGTGTCCGCGATGCGGTCGTACTGTTCGTGCTGGTCTTCGGGCACCTGTGATCTCCGCGAGACCGTCGGTATCCTCGATGATTGGTCGCTCATCACACACCGTTTCGACGACCCGAGTGTAATAGTTGACGCGTCGAGAGACGGTTCAGATTGGCTCGAGATTGGCGTTTCAACGCGGGACCGACGCTAATCGTCTCCAGGCTCCGCTGTGCCCTGACTCCCCCCGGTATAGCCGCTGGCGAGCAACGAATAGCTGAGTGCGGACGCGAGAAATGCGAAGCCGGCGAGCGTCGTAAACATCGCGAACGCACCGAAACCGTCGTAGATAAGTCCGGTGATCGCGGCACCGAGCGCGCCGATTCCGAACGTCCCGACGTACGTGAATCCGTAGGAGAGGCCGCGAGCGTTCGCCGGGGAGTACTGTGCGATCGTCGCCTGATAGAGCGGCTGGA from Natrinema versiforme includes these protein-coding regions:
- a CDS encoding DUF362 domain-containing protein — protein: MEFPEQADIAKLIDSQPYPSFARVSYEPATETIADPLETVRSEVDRLAFEELEPGSTVAVGVGSRGIHLIADIVAETVTAIEERGFAPIIVPAMGSHGGATSEGQREILAALDITEDRIGAPIDARMDVAKLDDVSVDGTETPVYFATAALEADAVMVINRVKPHTNFTGRIESGLCKMLTVGLGKQQGAQAFHSTALAEGYVPTIESLTAAIRESVPLLGGLALVENFYEETGVIEAIPGSAFEERGPELLERARAEMATLPVDDIDLLVVDELGKEISGAGMDTNVIGRYQVINAPDPETPAIDLIYARGLTDETSGNGNGIGLADITRRAAVDQLDLRKTYANALTSGSLAKAKLPPVAPNDELALRVALNALGGYDPETARVAWIENTTDLDEFYVSDALLEDIEDEVAVRNRVQLTFDDGTALFE
- a CDS encoding IclR family transcriptional regulator, with translation MTERDAGGGNRIGSTKTSFAIVHELQENGPSRLSEIATELDLTESTTHRHLNTLCDLRYVSRQGERYQIGLRFARLGRAARTRDPAYETARQHVQDLAEETQERSQFVVEDYGLGIYLHVETGSKAVRAGFDVGRQIHLHGSSAGKSILAHYPRDRVDEIFDRWELPALTDNTITDREALYDELEAVRERGVGFNREEHVDGINGVAVPVVRDGSVLGALAVAGPSHRLNGDRLESEVPNMLLTAANELELNITYSSPDSSADHIVE
- a CDS encoding SDR family oxidoreductase, translated to MDLQLTENVALVTASSSGLGKASAKALAREGANVVINGRDEERLDAAKADIEDVASGRVVAQQADLTNEDDIETLVETTVDEFDGIDHLVTSAGGPPSGPFLDTDDEDWYQAYDLLVMSVVRLAREAEPHLRDGEGTIVNITSRSVKEAIDSLVLSNSVRMSVIGLEKTLSKEFAPEVRTNAVLPGPHETERIESLVEQAVDRGDYDSYEEGLDDWASNPLDRIGDPMELGNTVAFLSSPLSGYINGESVLIDGGSTGATL
- a CDS encoding cupin domain-containing protein produces the protein MRPVDFDDAETYEPDDGWRRVSMAGSDQFSFEWFEKPPGHSSPMHDHENEQVCLCLEGELTVATEDDEVTLEKFDSVLLESDEPHRVENTGDELAVGLDVFAPGRSFDFWTDRDE
- a CDS encoding fumarylacetoacetate hydrolase family protein produces the protein MKYLARTADGRPLLGDGEGFVPLSSAAPDAETVRDALPRAASGTLPDIDDAPADRIDREHVRFGPPLSRFGKLWGIGLNYAEHAGDLDEQRPDEPASFLKPDNALTGPGGPIRLPPAEQTDGVTAEAELAVLIGRECRNVDEESADDVIAGYLPVIDMTAEDILQRNPRFLTRAKSFDSFLVVGPTIAVPEEPPSLEEITVQTIVNETVAAENEVSNMLFPPREIVSFHSDVMTLRPGDLFSTGTPGAEQIDPGDHVRASVETIGSVDAPVVR
- the thrC gene encoding threonine synthase, with the protein product MERTVSCYDCGEAYTAAERKRCDCGEPLWFDVDPDGLEWPDAGSIDDMWRYADVLPVSDSTGIAPGGTPLFRANRLDDYVGCNLSLKNEGQNPTGSFKDRGSAVGIRGTIEGGAEWVGTVSHGNMALSTSAYAASADLECAVFVPADTPPERLELIARHDPHVFRVDGDYGRLYADTLSLDVGVNFVNADTPLRVAGQKTVAYEILERLAPAVPDAIALPISSGGQASSIWKALRELTRAGVIDEVPRLILCQAAACDPIATAYRNGEAAVTPVTPAETIAVSIANSDPPSGTRALTAARDTGGAVVSVSDEDIREAMDRIATRAGVSVEPSSAVAVAGVRQLSRTGALEASDDVVAILTGSGYKERYDTDIRSRTIGVADIEGALTSIVDT
- a CDS encoding carboxymuconolactone decarboxylase family protein → MSDQSSRIPTVSRRSQVPEDQHEQYDRIADTRETVSGPFPVLLNSPELAGRVGHLGTYVRFESSPSGRERELAILTTAREFDCAYEWAFHEPVARREGVPANAIEAVAREESLDKLADTDALVVRYGRELLREHAVSETTFQRAAAHFGSQGITDLTATIGYYSMLACVLNAFEVQPEDEPPFSS